One part of the Flavobacterium johnsoniae UW101 genome encodes these proteins:
- the mnmA gene encoding tRNA 2-thiouridine(34) synthase MnmA, with amino-acid sequence MKRVVVGLSGGVDSSVAAYLLQQQGYEVIGLFMKNWHDDSVTISNECPWLEDSNDALLVAEKLGIPFQTVDLSEEYKEKIVDYMFNEYEKGRTPNPDVLCNREIKFDVFMKIALSLGADYVATGHYCQKSEIEVDGKTVYQLIAGNDVNKDQSYFLCQLSQEQLSKALFPIGALTKPEVREIAAEMELVTAEKKDSQGLCFIGKVRLPEFLQQKLQPKEGTIVQIDKNDPIYNVEKQAGLSLEEELKIESQKLNYRPEMGKVMGKHQGAHYFTVGQRKGLNVGGTTDPLFVIATDVDTNTIYTGLTSNHPGLFKKALFVGNSEVHWVREDLKLKEGEQMEVMARIRYRQPLQKATLHQFANGMYVHFDEPQSAITEGQFVAWYLENELVGSGVIS; translated from the coding sequence ATGAAACGAGTAGTAGTTGGTCTTTCTGGTGGAGTAGATTCTAGTGTTGCAGCTTATTTATTGCAGCAGCAAGGATACGAAGTTATTGGCCTTTTTATGAAGAACTGGCACGATGATTCGGTTACTATTTCTAACGAATGTCCTTGGTTAGAAGATAGTAACGATGCTTTATTGGTTGCAGAAAAACTTGGAATACCGTTTCAGACAGTTGATTTAAGTGAAGAATACAAAGAAAAAATCGTTGATTATATGTTCAACGAATACGAAAAAGGAAGAACTCCAAATCCTGACGTGCTTTGTAACCGCGAAATCAAATTTGATGTTTTTATGAAAATTGCTCTAAGTCTTGGAGCTGATTATGTTGCGACTGGTCATTACTGCCAGAAAAGCGAAATTGAAGTTGACGGAAAAACGGTTTATCAATTAATTGCCGGAAATGATGTTAACAAAGATCAGTCGTATTTTTTATGCCAGTTATCTCAGGAACAATTATCAAAAGCATTGTTTCCAATTGGGGCTTTGACAAAACCAGAAGTTCGCGAAATTGCAGCCGAAATGGAATTGGTTACTGCCGAAAAGAAAGATTCGCAAGGACTTTGCTTTATTGGAAAAGTGCGTTTACCTGAATTTTTACAGCAAAAATTACAGCCAAAAGAAGGTACAATTGTTCAGATTGATAAAAATGATCCTATATACAATGTTGAAAAGCAAGCTGGATTGTCTTTAGAAGAAGAATTAAAAATCGAATCTCAAAAACTGAACTACCGTCCGGAAATGGGTAAAGTTATGGGTAAACATCAGGGAGCACATTATTTTACTGTTGGACAAAGAAAAGGATTGAATGTTGGAGGTACTACAGACCCATTATTTGTAATTGCTACTGATGTTGATACCAATACAATTTATACTGGTTTAACGAGTAATCATCCTGGGTTGTTTAAAAAAGCTTTATTTGTTGGCAATTCTGAAGTACACTGGGTTCGTGAAGATTTGAAACTGAAAGAAGGCGAACAGATGGAAGTAATGGCGAGAATTCGTTATCGTCAGCCATTGCAAAAAGCAACTTTACATCAGTTTGCAAACGGAATGTATGTTCATTTTGATGAGCCTCAGTCTGCTATTACAGAAGGACAATTTGTTGCCTGGTATTTAGAAAATGAATTAGTTGGTTCGGGAGTAATTTCTTAG
- a CDS encoding NUDIX hydrolase, with protein MDFQQFLQYVPNLIPVELPAETAHAKMAPLERIQALKNLDINAKNPRIAAVMMLFYPKNEKTHLILIVRNAYNGVHSSQIAFPGGKYEITDRDYQETALRETSEEIGVLPEKIEIIKHFTPMYIPPSNFLVHPYLGIAKEELSFYPDAREVASIIELPLSVFLDDEIMIETTLSTSYGNDILVPAFYIQNHIVWGATAMILSELRDVLKTTFAENS; from the coding sequence ATGGATTTTCAACAATTTTTACAATATGTTCCTAATTTAATTCCAGTTGAACTTCCGGCAGAAACGGCACACGCTAAAATGGCCCCTCTAGAACGCATTCAGGCGTTGAAAAACTTAGATATTAACGCAAAGAATCCGCGAATTGCTGCAGTTATGATGCTGTTTTATCCTAAAAACGAAAAAACACATCTTATTTTAATTGTCCGAAATGCTTACAACGGAGTTCATTCCTCACAAATAGCTTTTCCGGGAGGTAAATATGAAATAACAGATAGGGATTATCAGGAAACAGCTTTGCGTGAAACAAGCGAAGAAATTGGTGTTCTTCCTGAGAAAATAGAAATTATAAAGCATTTTACACCCATGTATATTCCGCCAAGTAACTTCTTGGTTCATCCATATTTGGGAATTGCAAAAGAAGAACTTTCATTTTATCCGGATGCGCGTGAAGTAGCTTCAATTATCGAACTGCCGCTGTCTGTTTTTTTAGATGATGAAATTATGATCGAAACCACATTATCAACTTCTTATGGAAATGATATTCTGGTTCCGGCATTCTATATTCAAAATCATATTGTATGGGGAGCAACAGCGATGATTTTAAGCGAACTGAGAGATGTTTTAAAAACAACTTTTGCAGAAAATTCGTAA
- a CDS encoding S8 family serine peptidase — translation MRYNFTFLLFFVSFAIFAQEEAWVYFNAKPNAQAFFSNPLSELSQRALDRRTNQNIVLDLTDAPLEASFVNQIKSSTGITLMAQSKWLNALHIRGTQTNINALKGLSFVAKVEFADKSLNTTGKKVSVAKTSQTLDKLKTTVDYSYGNSANQIQMLNGQVLHQQNFTGEGKIIAVLDAGFPGVNTAQPFENLRNNNRILGGYDFTTRNDNFYTGDDHGTLVLSTMGGYKENALVGTAPNASYYLFITEIDAVENPVEESLWVEAAERADALGVDIITTSLGYFGDRTEPRYNHTYSDMNGITTFISRGAEIAFSKGILVLASAGNEGNTTEKHVGSPADAVSVLAIGAVTASKVKSSFSSIGPSYDNRIKPDVMAQGSAATVANANGSIGTADGTSFSCPIIAGMAASLWQAFPTKTNKEIRQMILASADRYTTPDTSYGYGIPNFGSTLGTQTFLSTSDFLVYPNPTKSNISFLFDNETASVSIYSLLGQKLIEKQITNQNPVLSVEGLTNGLYFYTFDAGSLHKTGKIIKQ, via the coding sequence ATGAGATATAACTTTACTTTTCTTTTATTCTTCGTTTCGTTTGCCATTTTTGCGCAGGAAGAAGCGTGGGTTTATTTTAATGCAAAACCCAATGCTCAGGCATTCTTTAGTAATCCTTTATCAGAACTATCGCAAAGAGCTTTAGACCGAAGAACAAATCAAAATATAGTTTTAGATTTAACAGATGCACCGTTAGAAGCTTCATTTGTAAATCAAATTAAATCTAGTACAGGAATAACGTTGATGGCACAGTCTAAATGGCTTAATGCACTTCACATTCGCGGTACACAAACTAATATCAATGCTTTAAAAGGATTGTCTTTTGTAGCAAAAGTTGAGTTTGCTGATAAAAGTTTAAATACTACTGGAAAAAAAGTCTCAGTAGCAAAAACAAGTCAAACACTTGATAAGTTAAAAACTACTGTTGATTATTCGTATGGTAATTCTGCCAATCAAATTCAGATGTTAAACGGTCAGGTTCTGCATCAGCAGAATTTTACCGGAGAAGGAAAAATTATAGCCGTTTTAGATGCTGGATTTCCAGGTGTAAATACAGCCCAGCCTTTTGAAAATCTTAGAAATAACAACCGAATTCTGGGAGGTTACGACTTCACCACCCGAAATGACAATTTTTACACGGGAGACGATCACGGAACTTTAGTACTTTCAACTATGGGAGGTTATAAAGAAAATGCCTTGGTTGGAACAGCTCCAAATGCATCATATTATCTTTTTATTACCGAAATCGATGCTGTAGAAAATCCTGTAGAAGAATCTTTATGGGTTGAAGCTGCCGAAAGAGCTGATGCTTTGGGAGTTGATATAATAACTACTTCATTAGGATATTTTGGTGACCGCACAGAGCCGAGATATAATCATACCTACAGCGATATGAACGGAATAACAACTTTTATTTCGCGAGGCGCTGAAATAGCTTTTAGTAAAGGAATATTGGTTTTAGCTTCTGCCGGAAATGAAGGAAATACGACAGAAAAACATGTTGGTTCTCCAGCCGATGCTGTTTCAGTTCTGGCAATTGGTGCGGTTACAGCTTCTAAAGTAAAATCGAGTTTCAGTTCGATTGGGCCAAGTTATGATAACAGAATAAAGCCGGATGTAATGGCACAGGGATCTGCGGCGACAGTAGCTAATGCAAACGGAAGTATAGGAACTGCCGATGGAACTTCTTTTTCATGTCCAATTATAGCAGGAATGGCAGCTTCTTTATGGCAGGCTTTTCCAACTAAAACCAATAAAGAAATCAGACAAATGATTTTGGCTTCTGCCGACAGATATACTACTCCTGATACTAGTTATGGATATGGAATACCAAATTTTGGTTCTACTTTAGGAACTCAAACTTTCCTGTCAACTTCAGATTTTTTGGTTTATCCAAATCCAACAAAATCAAATATCTCATTTTTGTTTGATAACGAAACCGCTTCTGTTTCTATCTATTCGTTATTAGGACAAAAGCTGATTGAAAAACAAATCACAAATCAAAATCCGGTACTTTCTGTAGAAGGTTTAACAAACGGACTTTATTTTTATACTTTCGATGCGGGAAGCTTACATAAAACAGGAAAAATAATAAAACAATAA
- a CDS encoding NAD(P)H-dependent flavin oxidoreductase: MNRITTLFNIKYPIIQGGMIWNSGYKLASAVSNAGGLGLIGAGSMYPDVLREHIQKCKKATDKPFGVNIPMLYPNIEEIMNIVIEEGVKIVFTSAGNPKTWTSFLKEKGITVVHVVSSSVFALKAQEAGVDAIVAEGFEAGGHNGRDETTTVTLIPMVKEKIQIPIIAAGGIATGRGMLAAMVLGADGVQVGSRFAASIESSAHNNFKQTIVNIKEGDTQLTLKELAPVRLVKNKFYNDVQALYEKCPSKEDLIELLGRARAKKGMFEGDLEEGELEIGQIAGLIHEILPVEQIVQEMIADFKAAREEKATFDF, translated from the coding sequence ATGAATAGAATTACAACGCTTTTTAATATAAAATATCCAATTATTCAAGGTGGCATGATTTGGAATAGCGGTTATAAATTAGCATCGGCAGTGAGTAATGCTGGCGGGTTAGGTTTAATTGGCGCAGGATCGATGTATCCTGATGTTTTGAGAGAACATATTCAGAAATGTAAAAAAGCGACTGATAAGCCGTTTGGAGTTAATATTCCGATGTTATATCCTAATATTGAAGAGATCATGAATATCGTGATTGAAGAAGGCGTTAAAATCGTTTTTACTTCGGCAGGAAATCCAAAAACATGGACTTCATTTTTAAAAGAAAAAGGAATAACAGTAGTACATGTAGTCAGCAGCAGTGTTTTTGCCTTAAAAGCACAAGAAGCTGGCGTAGATGCTATTGTGGCCGAAGGTTTCGAAGCGGGCGGACATAACGGACGCGATGAAACTACTACTGTTACTTTGATTCCGATGGTAAAGGAAAAAATCCAAATTCCAATTATTGCTGCCGGCGGAATTGCAACCGGAAGGGGAATGCTTGCTGCAATGGTTTTAGGTGCCGATGGTGTTCAGGTTGGAAGCCGTTTTGCAGCATCGATAGAATCATCTGCCCACAATAATTTTAAACAAACGATAGTTAATATAAAAGAAGGAGATACTCAATTGACTTTAAAAGAATTAGCTCCGGTTCGATTGGTTAAAAATAAGTTTTATAATGATGTTCAGGCTTTATATGAAAAATGTCCTTCTAAAGAAGATTTGATTGAATTATTAGGAAGAGCCAGAGCCAAAAAAGGAATGTTTGAAGGTGATTTGGAAGAAGGCGAACTCGAAATAGGACAAATCGCCGGACTGATTCATGAAATTTTACCTGTCGAACAAATTGTTCAAGAAATGATAGCCGATTTTAAAGCTGCTCGCGAAGAAAAAGCTACATTTGATTTTTAA
- a CDS encoding DUF4956 domain-containing protein — MDLNELTGRFLLLFLSILVLYFFSNRKDNETINPLMVIVGLCTFSLCYLFTKIEIGVGIGFGLFAIFSILRFRTQSFTVNAIIFLFATITLSILDIMYPFEKIEILLFFQVIIIGFYIAASVIVNKKASSYLNAVDMKIPLVSDFSLENGNIRRAIQEKINIKDFDFKIVLVNTVTNEIDLLVFY, encoded by the coding sequence ATGGATTTAAACGAACTTACAGGACGATTTTTGTTATTGTTTCTTTCGATACTGGTTCTGTATTTTTTCTCTAACCGAAAAGATAATGAAACCATAAATCCATTAATGGTAATTGTGGGACTTTGTACATTTTCGCTTTGCTATTTGTTTACAAAAATCGAAATCGGTGTTGGAATTGGTTTTGGCTTATTCGCCATTTTTTCGATTCTGAGATTTAGAACCCAATCCTTTACAGTAAACGCTATAATTTTTCTTTTTGCTACCATCACACTTTCTATTTTAGATATTATGTATCCTTTTGAAAAAATTGAAATATTGCTCTTTTTTCAGGTTATCATAATTGGTTTTTATATTGCGGCCTCGGTTATTGTCAATAAAAAAGCTTCCAGCTATTTAAATGCAGTCGATATGAAAATTCCTTTAGTAAGTGATTTTTCTTTAGAAAATGGAAACATCCGCAGAGCAATTCAGGAAAAAATAAATATTAAAGATTTCGATTTTAAAATCGTTTTGGTCAATACGGTTACAAACGAAATAGATCTTTTGGTTTTTTATTAA
- the yidC gene encoding membrane protein insertase YidC has protein sequence MEEKKLDLNSIIGFVLIFGILIWIMYQNQPSEKEIAAEKAKKELVAKQEAQAKADKAKTAVAPTAVTPGDTVQLAQLQKTLGGFAYSAALPSAKEAFTTIENEKIKLKIANKGGYIVEATLKEFKKFEKNSGQLVELIKDNNAHLNIQLQTVDNRTLNTKDLFFEPTLEKIGADQVLSMRLKAGANEFLEYKYVLKPNDYLVGFDVRSQGLNKVLNSAKPLDLQWDLKTYRNEKSISYENRYAEIYYEHEDGKINYAGLGKHEEETVDKVSFIAYKQHFFTSILVTDKPFETTKLESTNLVNDEKIDTVFTKQFKANVPLAFSNGEIDYKMQWYFGPADYKVLKSYDKNFQKIIPLGWGIFGWINKLIFVPLFGFLSSTIGLSLGIAIIIFTIIIKLAMSPITYKSFLSQAKMKVLRPDIAELGEKFKKDPMKKQQETMKLYNKAGVNPMAGCIPALIQLPFMYASFQFFPAAFELRQKGFLWADDLSSFDSVVKLPFHIPLYGDHISLFPILAAIAIFFYMKMTSGDQQMAAPQQEGMPDMAKMMKIMIYVSPLMMLIFFNSYGAGLSLYNFISNLITIGIMFVIKNYIVDSDKIHAQIQENKQREPKKPSKFQQRLQEVMEQQEAAKKNQNKKK, from the coding sequence ATGGAAGAAAAAAAATTAGACCTTAATTCAATCATTGGTTTTGTATTGATATTCGGAATTTTGATTTGGATCATGTATCAAAATCAGCCTTCTGAGAAAGAAATTGCTGCTGAAAAAGCCAAGAAAGAATTAGTAGCTAAACAAGAAGCTCAGGCAAAAGCTGATAAAGCTAAAACAGCTGTTGCTCCAACTGCGGTAACACCAGGTGATACAGTTCAATTGGCACAATTGCAAAAAACTTTAGGCGGTTTTGCATATTCTGCTGCGCTTCCTTCTGCAAAAGAAGCTTTTACAACTATTGAAAATGAAAAGATCAAACTTAAAATCGCTAATAAAGGTGGTTATATAGTTGAAGCTACTTTAAAAGAATTTAAAAAGTTTGAAAAAAATTCAGGTCAGTTAGTTGAATTGATTAAAGACAATAATGCTCATTTAAATATTCAGCTGCAAACAGTCGATAACAGAACTTTAAATACTAAAGATTTGTTTTTCGAACCAACTTTAGAAAAAATTGGAGCAGATCAGGTTTTATCTATGCGTTTAAAAGCTGGGGCTAATGAATTTTTAGAATATAAATATGTATTAAAACCAAATGATTATTTAGTTGGTTTTGATGTTCGTTCTCAAGGATTAAACAAAGTTTTAAATTCGGCTAAACCATTGGATTTACAGTGGGATTTAAAAACTTACAGAAACGAAAAAAGTATTTCTTATGAAAACCGTTATGCTGAAATTTATTATGAGCATGAAGATGGGAAGATAAATTATGCAGGTTTAGGAAAACATGAAGAAGAAACAGTTGATAAAGTTAGTTTTATAGCTTACAAACAACACTTCTTTACTTCTATTTTAGTAACAGATAAACCATTTGAAACTACTAAATTGGAGTCAACTAATTTAGTAAATGACGAAAAAATCGACACTGTTTTTACTAAACAGTTCAAAGCAAACGTTCCATTAGCATTTTCAAATGGCGAAATTGATTATAAAATGCAATGGTATTTTGGACCAGCAGATTATAAAGTTTTAAAATCATATGATAAGAATTTCCAAAAAATTATTCCGCTGGGATGGGGAATCTTTGGATGGATTAATAAATTGATATTTGTACCATTATTTGGATTCTTAAGTTCAACAATTGGATTATCATTAGGAATTGCAATTATCATTTTTACCATTATTATCAAATTGGCAATGTCGCCAATTACCTATAAATCGTTCCTGTCTCAGGCTAAAATGAAAGTTTTACGTCCTGATATTGCAGAGTTGGGAGAAAAATTCAAAAAAGACCCAATGAAAAAACAACAGGAAACAATGAAACTGTACAACAAAGCAGGAGTAAACCCAATGGCAGGATGTATTCCGGCATTGATTCAGCTTCCTTTTATGTATGCTTCGTTCCAGTTTTTCCCTGCTGCTTTTGAATTAAGACAAAAAGGTTTCCTTTGGGCAGACGATTTATCATCTTTTGATTCAGTTGTAAAATTACCATTCCATATTCCATTGTACGGAGATCACATTAGTTTGTTCCCAATTTTGGCTGCAATTGCGATTTTCTTCTACATGAAAATGACTTCTGGAGATCAGCAAATGGCTGCGCCTCAGCAGGAAGGCATGCCGGATATGGCAAAAATGATGAAAATCATGATTTATGTTTCGCCATTAATGATGTTAATTTTCTTCAATAGTTATGGAGCTGGATTGAGTTTGTATAACTTTATTTCAAACTTAATTACTATTGGAATTATGTTTGTAATCAAAAATTATATTGTAGACAGTGATAAAATTCACGCTCAAATTCAGGAGAACAAACAAAGAGAACCTAAAAAGCCAAGCAAATTCCAACAGCGTCTTCAGGAAGTAATGGAACAACAAGAAGCGGCGAAGAAAAATCAAAATAAAAAGAAATAA
- a CDS encoding PEP/pyruvate-binding domain-containing protein, which produces MKKYIYSLFFFLIFMSLSAQRYSSSLENYEAYKAFRGKPLSDKFSNIVSVKVIYDLRKQKMYYFNSTLIPLHYDFVINYLHYNQDLEVFNNDNYSNTQKNRDFLLGNLNHIKGTDKWIFELAASDHMPVELIERFFNLVKKSTFIGENLKFYLNNPEQMEWFRLEQFKIPCVKSDYIFNEIQYQEVVSGTNIGILRQYKIKDLEKVKPNPDEIVVLDGTPDILPNVRGIIVNELQTPLSHLVLLGKNRKIPIMAYTMALKDENIKKLISKKVELKIKSDTFFIKETDKKIVLKTNSKKKKLTIDNTVTDLVDLSKIPKKGVNYIGSKAQNMSYLIAISKEIPFRTPEDAHAIPFYFYTKHIQKESISPLIKELLAFPNKDSTVWINQQLKKIRDAIKKEPVDPELISKLNLAFKNAKFKNFRFRSSTNAEDLDDFNGAGLYDSKTGILGDSIKTFEKAIKQVWASVWNEASYNERELFGIDQQNIAMGVLVHRSFPDELANGVVITKNIFRQNFPGITVNVQKGENSVVKPEKGEICEQFVAYHFNSGTNDDDFDVDYTSNSNLNDNEPLLSRKEMSRLFMVSKKIEEKMYRYWRKSLFHPVDIEFKIVGENRDLYIKQVRPFND; this is translated from the coding sequence ATGAAAAAATACATTTACAGCTTGTTTTTCTTTCTCATTTTTATGTCTTTAAGTGCGCAGAGATATTCTTCATCATTAGAAAATTACGAAGCATATAAGGCATTTAGAGGAAAACCTTTGTCTGATAAATTCTCGAATATCGTATCTGTAAAAGTAATTTACGATTTACGAAAACAGAAAATGTATTATTTCAACAGCACCTTAATTCCACTTCATTATGATTTCGTAATTAATTATCTGCATTACAATCAGGATTTAGAAGTTTTTAATAATGATAATTACAGCAATACTCAAAAAAACCGCGATTTTTTACTTGGAAATCTAAATCATATTAAAGGAACTGATAAATGGATTTTTGAATTGGCAGCTTCAGATCACATGCCTGTTGAACTTATAGAACGATTTTTCAATCTGGTTAAAAAATCAACTTTTATTGGCGAAAACCTAAAGTTTTATCTCAATAATCCAGAACAAATGGAATGGTTTCGTTTGGAACAGTTTAAAATACCTTGTGTAAAATCAGATTATATTTTTAATGAAATACAATATCAGGAAGTCGTTTCCGGAACCAATATTGGTATTTTAAGACAATACAAAATCAAGGATTTAGAAAAAGTAAAACCTAATCCGGATGAAATTGTTGTTTTAGACGGAACGCCGGATATTTTGCCAAACGTAAGAGGAATTATAGTCAACGAACTCCAAACGCCGCTAAGTCATTTGGTGCTTTTAGGCAAAAACAGAAAAATTCCAATTATGGCATATACAATGGCCTTAAAAGATGAAAACATAAAGAAACTAATTTCTAAAAAAGTAGAATTAAAAATCAAGTCTGATACTTTTTTTATTAAAGAAACTGATAAAAAAATAGTCCTTAAAACGAATTCAAAAAAGAAAAAACTCACTATTGATAACACGGTTACAGATTTAGTAGATTTATCTAAAATTCCAAAAAAAGGAGTAAATTATATTGGATCTAAGGCGCAGAACATGTCGTATTTAATTGCGATATCTAAAGAAATTCCGTTTAGAACTCCAGAAGATGCACATGCCATTCCGTTTTATTTTTATACAAAACATATTCAAAAAGAATCGATTTCGCCTCTAATAAAGGAGCTTTTGGCATTTCCTAATAAAGATTCTACGGTTTGGATTAATCAGCAGTTAAAAAAAATACGCGATGCCATTAAAAAAGAACCTGTAGATCCTGAATTAATTTCTAAACTGAATCTGGCTTTTAAAAATGCTAAATTCAAAAATTTCAGATTCCGCTCGTCAACAAATGCGGAAGATTTGGATGATTTTAACGGGGCAGGTTTATATGATTCTAAAACCGGAATTTTAGGCGACAGTATTAAAACATTTGAAAAAGCAATTAAACAAGTCTGGGCAAGTGTCTGGAATGAAGCTTCATATAATGAAAGAGAACTATTTGGAATCGATCAGCAGAATATTGCAATGGGTGTTTTGGTTCACCGTTCTTTTCCAGATGAACTGGCAAATGGCGTTGTGATTACAAAGAATATTTTCAGACAAAATTTTCCAGGAATTACAGTAAATGTTCAAAAAGGAGAAAACTCAGTTGTAAAGCCGGAAAAAGGTGAAATATGCGAACAGTTTGTGGCTTATCACTTTAATTCCGGAACTAACGATGATGATTTTGATGTTGATTATACTTCAAACTCAAATCTAAATGACAATGAACCTTTGCTAAGCAGAAAAGAAATGAGCCGGCTTTTTATGGTCAGTAAAAAAATTGAAGAAAAGATGTATCGTTATTGGCGAAAAAGTCTATTTCATCCTGTAGATATCGAATTTAAAATTGTGGGAGAAAATCGGGATTTATACATTAAACAGGTTCGCCCTTTTAATGATTAG
- a CDS encoding DUF4268 domain-containing protein: MYSREESQRMKREFWVAFAEKYPRKWVLYDTKIKDFSFKFYVDNKKAQVLIDIEHRSDEKRYAYFEKLEALKNILEEEFIKDLVFEKNYTLESGKNISRIWVEKLGVGFSNRNNWDAIFDFFNEKMHALEMFYLEYDEFIKEIDSL, encoded by the coding sequence ATGTACAGCAGAGAAGAATCACAAAGAATGAAAAGGGAATTTTGGGTAGCTTTTGCAGAAAAGTATCCTAGAAAATGGGTTCTTTATGATACCAAAATAAAAGATTTCTCTTTTAAATTTTATGTAGACAATAAAAAAGCTCAGGTTTTAATTGACATTGAACACCGAAGCGATGAAAAACGATATGCTTATTTCGAAAAACTGGAAGCGTTAAAGAATATTCTGGAAGAAGAATTCATTAAAGATTTGGTTTTTGAAAAAAACTATACTCTTGAAAGTGGTAAAAACATAAGCCGAATCTGGGTTGAAAAACTTGGTGTTGGTTTTAGCAACCGCAATAACTGGGACGCAATTTTTGATTTTTTCAACGAAAAAATGCACGCTCTAGAAATGTTTTATCTGGAATATGATGAGTTTATTAAGGAAATTGACTCTTTATAG
- a CDS encoding lysophospholipid acyltransferase family protein, producing the protein MGLFKRNPFGHILFIKKWLIRILGAMTHRRYRGFNELQIEGSEIIKTLPDTNVLFISNHQTYFADVVAMFHVFNASLSGRQDTIKNIGYLWQPKMNIYYVAAKETMQAGLLPRILAYVGAITVERTWRSKGVDVTEKRDVNPNDTENIRIALEDGWVITFPQGTTKSFKPVRKGTAHIIKQHKPIVIPIVIDGFRRSFDKKGLRMKKKNILQSFIIKEPLEIDYENDTIEQIVEKVEYAIEQHPSFLKVIPAEEIKAQEELNKMRRWDY; encoded by the coding sequence ATGGGATTGTTTAAACGAAATCCTTTCGGTCATATATTATTCATCAAGAAATGGTTAATCCGTATTTTGGGTGCCATGACACATAGAAGATATAGAGGTTTTAATGAATTGCAGATTGAAGGATCTGAAATTATTAAAACGCTTCCGGATACAAATGTTTTGTTTATATCAAATCACCAAACGTATTTTGCCGATGTTGTAGCAATGTTTCATGTGTTTAACGCAAGTTTAAGCGGACGTCAAGATACTATTAAGAACATTGGTTATTTATGGCAGCCAAAAATGAATATTTATTATGTTGCTGCAAAAGAAACTATGCAGGCAGGATTACTGCCAAGAATTTTGGCTTATGTTGGGGCTATTACGGTTGAAAGAACCTGGAGATCAAAAGGAGTTGACGTTACAGAAAAACGTGATGTAAACCCAAATGATACCGAAAATATTAGAATTGCTCTTGAAGATGGCTGGGTTATTACTTTTCCGCAGGGAACAACAAAATCTTTTAAACCTGTTCGTAAAGGAACAGCGCATATCATCAAACAGCATAAACCTATCGTAATTCCTATTGTAATTGACGGTTTCCGACGTTCTTTTGATAAAAAGGGACTTCGTATGAAAAAGAAAAATATACTTCAGTCTTTCATAATTAAAGAGCCTCTTGAAATCGATTATGAAAATGATACTATCGAACAGATCGTAGAAAAAGTAGAATACGCAATCGAACAGCACCCATCATTTTTAAAAGTTATTCCAGCCGAAGAAATAAAAGCACAGGAAGAACTTAACAAAATGAGACGCTGGGATTACTAG
- a CDS encoding toxin-antitoxin system YwqK family antitoxin, translating to MISKKLAIGLTLLNVFILSAQTEFNKLDANGKKDGVWKGVYESKRPRYEGTFSHGKETGIFNFFDDTQKGDIIATRDFTANDGSSYTIFYDQKKNKVSEGKEIGKEREGEWKYYHKASKVLMSTENYKNGKLQGLKTVYYPNAKVAEEMTYQNGSREGNYKKYGQNGTLLEDATYKNNEFNGDAVFYDADGAIASKGKFVNGKKAGMWQFYTKGKLTKEVNMSDPKASYKADSKPKMSN from the coding sequence ATGATTTCTAAAAAACTAGCAATTGGACTGACATTATTAAATGTTTTTATTTTAAGCGCTCAAACGGAGTTTAATAAATTAGATGCAAACGGTAAAAAAGACGGTGTCTGGAAAGGAGTTTATGAATCTAAACGTCCTCGTTATGAAGGTACTTTCAGCCACGGAAAAGAAACCGGAATTTTTAATTTTTTTGATGACACACAAAAAGGCGACATAATTGCAACGCGTGATTTTACGGCTAATGATGGAAGTTCATACACTATTTTTTACGATCAGAAAAAAAATAAAGTAAGCGAAGGAAAAGAAATAGGAAAGGAGAGAGAGGGAGAATGGAAATATTATCACAAAGCTTCTAAAGTTTTAATGAGTACTGAAAACTATAAAAACGGCAAACTTCAAGGATTAAAAACAGTTTATTATCCAAATGCTAAAGTTGCCGAAGAAATGACGTATCAGAATGGTTCAAGAGAAGGGAATTATAAAAAATACGGACAAAACGGAACACTTTTAGAAGATGCGACATATAAAAATAATGAGTTTAATGGTGATGCCGTTTTTTATGACGCAGACGGCGCTATAGCATCTAAGGGGAAATTTGTAAACGGAAAAAAAGCCGGAATGTGGCAGTTTTATACTAAAGGCAAATTGACTAAGGAAGTAAATATGAGCGACCCAAAAGCAAGCTATAAAGCTGATTCTAAACCTAAAATGAGCAATTAA